Within the Flavobacterium sp. N502536 genome, the region CAGAACATTACGCACATTACGGCATTTGGCAGTAAGAAAAGTGTTCTGTTTACAGAATCTTCGAGGAAAGAATTGTTAAAGTACTAGATAATATATAAAATTATTATTTTAAATTGTTATTTTCACACCCTGACAAAATTACCATTAAAATTTTATGAAAAAACTTTCATTATTGTTGATTTTTCCTGCGATGCTTATCGCTCAGGACAAAACAGTTGCTCCAAAGCAGCAAGGGAAGTACGATACGAACAAATTCAGCCAGATGTACGATCTGTTAGCTACTCCAAATATGTTTCGTACGGCTTCGGGAGCACCGGGTCCGGCCTATTACCAACAGCAGGCAGACTATAAAATTGATATTGAATTAGACGATAAAAAATCAAGAATAGATGGTTCTGAAGTAATAACCTATTCTAATAATTCTCCTGATGTTCTGGAGTATTTATGGATACAGTTAGATCAAAATCAGGCCAAAGCAAACGGTCAGACCTCTTTGGCGGAAAGTGAAAAAATCAATCCTGTTTTGCCTTTGGATGGGTTTTCAAGCAAATATTTGAAAAAAGACTTAGAGCGTGGTTTTAATATCGTGGAGGTAAAAGACGTAAAAGGAAATCCAATGTCGTATACCATCAATGAAACGATGATGCGTATTAACCTGGCAACCCCGCTAAAACCGGGGGAGAAAATTTCACTGGCGATCAAATGGTGGTACAACGTTAATAACTATAGAAAAGAAGGCGGCGGACGCTCCGGTTATGAGTCATTTGACAAGGACGGAAATAAATTATATGTAATTGCTCAGTTTTATCCAAGAATGGCCGTTTACAATGATGTAGAAGGCTGGCAGAACATGCAGTTTTGGGGAAGCGGAGAATTTGCACTGCCTTTCGGTAATTTTGATGTAAACATTACAGTTCCTGCTGATCATATCATTGATGCTACGGGAGAATTGACAAACAGAGCCGAAGTTTTCACAGCAGAGCAGGTAAAACGTTACGAATTGGCTCAGAAATCATTTGACAAACCTGTTGTAATTGTAACACAAGCCGAGGCTGAGGCAGCAGAAAAAGGTTTTTCGGAAAAGAAAAAAACATGGAGATTTAGTGCGAAAAATGTACGTGATTTCGGAATTGCTTCTTCAAGAAAATTCATTTACGATGCAATGGCTGTAAAAATAGGAAACAGAGTCGTGATGGCGGAGTCTGTTTATCCAAAAGAGGCAAACCCTTTGTGGGGAGAAACTTCTACAATGGTGGTAGCACACACTCTAAAAAGTTACTCAGCACACACCTTTGATTATCCTTATCCAAAAGCAGTATCTGTTTCGGCAGAAGATCAGGGGATGGAGTATCCAATGATTTGCTGGAATTATGGTCGTCCGGATGAAAATGGAGTGACCAGCAAAGAGGTTAAAAACGGAATGATTGGTGTTGTGATTCACGAAGTGGGGCATACCTTTTTTCCAATGATTGTAAACTCAGACGAACGTCAATGGAGCTGGATGGATGAAGGATTGAACTCGTTTTTACAATACATGGCAGAACAAGAGCGTGATCCGAGCTTTCCTTCACGACGTGGTCCGGCAAAAAATATTGTTCCTTATATGAGTGGAGATCAGAAATTTTTAGAGCCTATTATGTCTAACTCTGAAACCATTCATCAATTTGGAAATAACGCTTATGGAAAACCGGCAACGGGTCTTAATATTTTAAGAGAAGTTGTAATGGGAAGAGAATTGTTTGACTATGCTTTTAAAACATATGCCAACAGATGGAAGTTTAAGCATCCAACCCCAGAAGATTTCTTCAGAACTATGGAGGACGCTTCGGCAGTTGATTTAGACTGGTTTTTTAGAGGATGGTTTTATTCTACAGATTTTGTAGATATCGGAATCAAAGAAGTAAAACAATATTATGTTTCTGAAACTCCAACAGCAGATATTAAAGACATTAAAGTTAGAAAAGGACGTTTTGGATTTGATAAAGGACCTTTTGTGTATTTAGTTGCCGGTGATAATGCTGAAGTAAGCGCTTCAAGCAAAAAAGCTTTGAAAGTACAAGATGTAAAACTATTGTCAGATTACGTTAGTCAGACTTTTACGGCAGAGGAAAAAGCCAGCCTGAAATCGCCTAAATACTTTTATGAAGTAGAGTTTAGTAAGCCGGGTGGAATGATTATGCCAATTTTGGTTGAGATTACTTACGAAGACGGTTCAAAAGAGAATTTCCAGTATCCGGCTCAAATTTGGAGAAAGAATAATGATACTGCCAAGAAAGTGTATGCCACTGAAAAAGCAATCAAAAGCATTCAGATAGATCCGAAATTAATGACCGCCGATATTGATGTAACCAACAATAGCTGGCCGAAAGTAGAAGAAAAATCAAAATTTGATTAAGAATAAGCTTAAAAAAAGGCTGTCTCATTTTTGAGACAGCCTTTTTTTTATAAATTAAAATCTTTCACAAAGGAACTGTTTTCTTTTGTCTGAAATTGCTCCGGCGAAGCAAAACGTTTACAGGATATGTAATTTATCGGTATCCAAAAGCTCCAGCGGAGCGGAAATCTTTATAAACGATTTCTTTTTTTAAGTAAATTTTAAAACGGTCCGTTGCAAAATTTAATATCTTTGTGACACACAAAAATAAAAGATATGTTTGGTATAGGAGGAGGAGAATTAGTTTTTATACTGTTTATAGTACTAATGCTTTTTGGTTCAGATAAAGTGCCTGAAATCGCCCGTACAATGGGTAAAGCGATGGCGCAATTAAAAAATGCAACTAACGATATTAAAAGCGAAATTCAAAAGGGAGCTGAGGCTAATGGTCTTGATTCAAGATCACTTACAGATATAACAGGGAATATCAATGCACAGATTAATGATGCCAAGAGTAATCTGATGGGAGACTCTGCTAATTTATTAGGAGATACCGCTACAGAAATAGACAAAGTAAAAGAAGACATTGATTTAATCTCAGGACCTGTAAAACGCCAAAGATAATATGCTTGAAAAAATACAAAAATTAGACACCGAACTATTGGTGTATCTTAACGGTTTAGGTTCTGAAACATACGACAAACTTTGGCTGATTATTACCAGTCAATTGAATTGGACTCCTCTTTTTCTGTTGTTCTTTTACGTGATTTATAAAAAGTTGGGAGGCAAACAAACCTTATATTTACTGCTTTTTATAGCGGTTCTGATCACATTTACAGATCAGGTTACCAATTTGGTAAAATACACCGTTCAGCGATTGCGACCATGTAATAATCCTGAGATTAACACCATTATTCGTGTGGTACAGACTCGACAATCATTTAGTTTTTTCTCTGGTCATGCAGCCAATACTATGGCAGTAGCTACTTTTTTATACTTCATTTTACGAGATCGTATTAAATATTTGGGGTTCATCTTTTTATGGCCCTTGATTTTCGCTTATAGCCGAATCTACCTGGGATTGCATTATCCGGGAGACATCCTGACTGGTTATTTCGTTGGAGCGCTTTTCGGATCCTTACTTTATTTGGTATACCGTAGGTTGAAACCACAATATTTTCCGGGGTAGTTTTTTTTGGAGGTTCTGAGGGGCTAAGATACTAAGGTTCTAAGTTTTTTTTTCGAGAAAACTTAGAACCTTATTTGTTTAGTGTTTTAATTATTGTGTTGAATTGTCTCTGATAGAATATAATTGAAGGTTCTGAGGCGCTAAGGGTCTAAGTTTTTTTCTTGATTTGTCTCCAGCTTTAGCTGGAGAAATATATTTTTAGAAATACAAAAAGGCTTTAGCCGAATTAAACTGCATTTAATTCGGCTAAAGCCTTTTCTTTAATCCTAATTTTATACTTCAGCTAAAGCTGAAGGCAAGTCATCAATCAGCCAGAAAAAAACTTAGAACCTTAGTATCTCAGAACCTTAGCACCTCCTCTAAAGCACTCTACTAACCGTCAACCCATCACGAATAGGCAATAAAACTGTTTCGACTCTTGGATCATTTTTCAGGAGTAAATTGTACTCTAAAAGCACTTTGGTGCTAATGTCATTCGGATGAACCGGTTCCAGTATTTTTCCACTCCATAAAACATTATCGGATAAAATAATACCGCCTTTGTTCATCTTCGGAACAATCATTTCCCAATAATTCAGGTAGTTTTCTTTATCGGCATCAATAAAAACCAAATCAAACTTAACATCCAGAGTCGGAATGATGGTGATAGCTTCGCCTAAATGCTGGAAAATTTGTTTTCCCCAGGGAGATGCGTCAAAGTATTTACGTTGAAAATCTACTAATTCTTCTTTGATGTCAATGGTATGAAGTTGCCCGTTTTCCTGCATTCCTTCACACAAACACAAAGCGGCATAGCCGGTATAAGTGCCAATTTCAAGAATATTCACAGGACGAATCAATTTAGATAACATGCTTAACACACGGCCCTGAAAATGTCCGCTAAGCATTCTTGGCAGCAGTATTTTCTGGTACGTTTCTTTGTTAAGTTTTGCTAATAATTCCGGTTCATTCTCAGAATGTTGTTCGATATAATCTTCGAGGTCTTGTGAAATAAAATGCATCGTGTAGTATCTTCTAAATTTGAGTGTAAAAATACAAAAATATCGGTTCGCTTTTGGGTATAAAAAAACCATTCGTTGTTAGCGAATGGTTTCGTTTTAGAATCAGAAGGGACTATTTTTTCAAAGCGTCTTTAACTTCTTTGGCAGTTTTAACAGTTCCGTCTTTAGCTGCTTTGGCTGCATTTTCTACTTTTTCAGCGCCTTTTTTAGTCGCGTCTTTTACATCTTCAGCTGCTTTTTTTGTAGCATCTTTCACGTCTTCGGCAGCATTTTCAGTTTTGCTTACAGCACTGTCTTTTACTTCTTCAATATCTGTTGTTAAAGAGTCAACCTTGTTGCCAAGAGTTAATTCTTCTTCTGCAGGTTTTGGTTCTTTCTTTTCGCAAGATTGAACACCGAATGCTAATAAAGCGATAACAGCCAGACTTAAGATTTGTTTTTTCATAATGAATTGATTTTTTAGATTGATAAAATTTAAAGGTTATAAAGCTGAAAAATAAAGATACACATTTTAAAATTGCTGAGCTCTTTGTAAGATTATTTTCCTTTTGAGTCCAAGACAATTCTCGTGCCAAAAATTTAAGTTTTGAAAAGTTGCACTCGTTTTTTTAAGGAAGTTTACTTTTAGAAGAGAAGCATATGCTGCTGTTCCTTTAATTCTAATCGATGGCCTTTAAATTATTGTTTGATCAACTCGTTGGTGAGTAATTCATAAAAAAAAGATTTAACACATAGCAACATAGGTTTTTGGGGCAAAAAAGGGAATGAAAAGTATATTTCTTTCACATAAAAGAAGTAGGTGTATTTTAAATAAAGAGAAATACTTTTTTAGGGATGCAGAACATATGTTGTTATGTGTTAAAATGGATTACACTGAACGGCTTACTTAACCACTAAAACATTTTCATTTTTTACATAATCAGTTAAAGTAATATTGAAAAGCACGGTTATTTCTTTACCGGCTCTAACAACTCCAAGAGCCGCTGATGGGGTTGTCATTTCAAAATCAGCAAAAGTCATTCGGTTGGATCCTTGTAATGTAAAAGTGTCATTGTTGTAGGTTGTTATTCTTACCTGGGTTCTGTAATCCTTACTCACGCCAGCGATGGTATAGGTTCCGGTAAGAATCCAGGTTGATTCGTTTACTTTCTCGGCAGCTTTTAAGACATACTTGATGTTTTTGTATGTTTTTGTTTCGAGCGTTGTATAAGCCACATCATCCATACTGCCTTTGCTGCTTTTTATGCTTTCTGCTAATAAGGAAACTGTTAGATTTTTAATATCTGTTATTTTCGAATCGGTAACAGTCAGGTAAGCGCTGCCGGATGCTTCTGATGATTTCATTACCCAATCGTGTATGTTGGAGGTTCCCGCAACTTCGAAAGTTGATTTGGATAGGGTATATTTTCTTTGAGCGTTTACTTGTATTGCTAATGTGATGACTACTGCGAATAAAATTGATTGAATCGTTTTCATTTGTACGTGGTGTTTATTTAGTTAAATTTAAGTTCAGGTGATAATTCAGCTTGGTTTTTATAGCGAATTACTTTCTTTTTCTTAGATCAAATTTATCACGAACGAATGGCAAAAGAACTGATAAAAATCATGGTAAAGATTTTATTTAAAGCTTATAATAGAAAGGAAAAATGAGCTTCCTCAGAAGTGTTTGGTAGAAAAAGTTTCAAGAAGACCTTTTCGGTTATTGATTTTTAAACAAGAATGACTTTAAAAACCAAAAAAAAGGACAAAAGTGATTAACTTTGCAGCATGCAAATGGAGAAAAAAGACATACGAGCCTTATCAAAAGATCAGTTACGCGATTTTTTTGTCGCTAATAATGACAAAGCTTTTCGTGGAAATCAAGTCTATGAATGGTTGTGGAGCAAAGGAGCGCACAGTTTTGATGACATGACCAATGTGGCCAAAACAACCCGTTCTATGCTCGAGGATAATTTTGTAATCAATCATATTAAGGTTGATACGATGCAGCGCAGCAGCGACGGAACGGTAAAAAATGCTGTTCGTTTACACGATGGTTTAGTGGTAGAATCGGTATTGATTCCAACAGAAACCAGAACAACTGCTTGTGTTTCAAGTCAGGTAGGATGTAGTTTAGATTGTAATTTCTGTGCTACTTCACGTTTAAAAAGAATGCGAAATCTGGAGCCGGGAGAAATCTACGATCAGGTTCTTGCCATAGATAAAGAGAGTCGTTTGTATCACAATCACCCCCTTTCGAATATCGTTTTTATGGGAATGGGAGAGCCTTTGATGAATTACAACAATGTAATCAAAGCCATTGACATGATTACCTCACCGGAAGGTTTAGGGATGTCTCCAAAACGTATTATGGTTTCGACCTCGGGAATTCCGAAGATGATTAAAAAAATGGCCGATGATGATGTAAAATTCAAATTGGCGGTTTCACTGCATTCTGCTATCGATGAAGTGCGCGCACGAATTATGCCTTTCAGTAAAAATTTCCCGTTGGCTGATTTGAGAGAATCACTGGAATACTGGTACAGAAAAACCAAAAATAAAATTTCGTACGAATATGTAGTCTGGAAAGGCATCAATGATGACAAAGCTTCGATTGATGCTTTGGTAAAGTTTTGCAAATACGTTCCATGTAAAGTCAATCTGATCGAATACAATCCGATTGATGATGGCGAATTTCAGCAAGCTTCAGAAGAATCGATATTGGCCTATATAAAAGCACTCGAAAATATTGGCGTAGTCGTAAAAGTACGTCGCAGTCGCGGAAAAGATATCGATGCCGCTTGTGGACAGCTGGCAAACAAAGAGGGATAGATAGCGTTTCGTTCGGTAAATAAACAATACAATTGATTTTTTTGCCAATATCGTTTCAATCCTAAATTCAAATCGGACTTAATAGAATGTTTCATCCTGTTTTTTTACATTAGTGTATAAATTATTGATATACTAATGTAAAATACACGGGGTTTTTTTATTTAAAATAGTATATTTGGGATCGAAATGAATATTACTT harbors:
- a CDS encoding M1 family metallopeptidase produces the protein MKKLSLLLIFPAMLIAQDKTVAPKQQGKYDTNKFSQMYDLLATPNMFRTASGAPGPAYYQQQADYKIDIELDDKKSRIDGSEVITYSNNSPDVLEYLWIQLDQNQAKANGQTSLAESEKINPVLPLDGFSSKYLKKDLERGFNIVEVKDVKGNPMSYTINETMMRINLATPLKPGEKISLAIKWWYNVNNYRKEGGGRSGYESFDKDGNKLYVIAQFYPRMAVYNDVEGWQNMQFWGSGEFALPFGNFDVNITVPADHIIDATGELTNRAEVFTAEQVKRYELAQKSFDKPVVIVTQAEAEAAEKGFSEKKKTWRFSAKNVRDFGIASSRKFIYDAMAVKIGNRVVMAESVYPKEANPLWGETSTMVVAHTLKSYSAHTFDYPYPKAVSVSAEDQGMEYPMICWNYGRPDENGVTSKEVKNGMIGVVIHEVGHTFFPMIVNSDERQWSWMDEGLNSFLQYMAEQERDPSFPSRRGPAKNIVPYMSGDQKFLEPIMSNSETIHQFGNNAYGKPATGLNILREVVMGRELFDYAFKTYANRWKFKHPTPEDFFRTMEDASAVDLDWFFRGWFYSTDFVDIGIKEVKQYYVSETPTADIKDIKVRKGRFGFDKGPFVYLVAGDNAEVSASSKKALKVQDVKLLSDYVSQTFTAEEKASLKSPKYFYEVEFSKPGGMIMPILVEITYEDGSKENFQYPAQIWRKNNDTAKKVYATEKAIKSIQIDPKLMTADIDVTNNSWPKVEEKSKFD
- the rlmN gene encoding 23S rRNA (adenine(2503)-C(2))-methyltransferase RlmN, with amino-acid sequence MQMEKKDIRALSKDQLRDFFVANNDKAFRGNQVYEWLWSKGAHSFDDMTNVAKTTRSMLEDNFVINHIKVDTMQRSSDGTVKNAVRLHDGLVVESVLIPTETRTTACVSSQVGCSLDCNFCATSRLKRMRNLEPGEIYDQVLAIDKESRLYHNHPLSNIVFMGMGEPLMNYNNVIKAIDMITSPEGLGMSPKRIMVSTSGIPKMIKKMADDDVKFKLAVSLHSAIDEVRARIMPFSKNFPLADLRESLEYWYRKTKNKISYEYVVWKGINDDKASIDALVKFCKYVPCKVNLIEYNPIDDGEFQQASEESILAYIKALENIGVVVKVRRSRGKDIDAACGQLANKEG
- a CDS encoding YceI family protein → MKTIQSILFAVVITLAIQVNAQRKYTLSKSTFEVAGTSNIHDWVMKSSEASGSAYLTVTDSKITDIKNLTVSLLAESIKSSKGSMDDVAYTTLETKTYKNIKYVLKAAEKVNESTWILTGTYTIAGVSKDYRTQVRITTYNNDTFTLQGSNRMTFADFEMTTPSAALGVVRAGKEITVLFNITLTDYVKNENVLVVK
- a CDS encoding twin-arginine translocase TatA/TatE family subunit, whose amino-acid sequence is MFGIGGGELVFILFIVLMLFGSDKVPEIARTMGKAMAQLKNATNDIKSEIQKGAEANGLDSRSLTDITGNINAQINDAKSNLMGDSANLLGDTATEIDKVKEDIDLISGPVKRQR
- a CDS encoding phosphatase PAP2 family protein produces the protein MLEKIQKLDTELLVYLNGLGSETYDKLWLIITSQLNWTPLFLLFFYVIYKKLGGKQTLYLLLFIAVLITFTDQVTNLVKYTVQRLRPCNNPEINTIIRVVQTRQSFSFFSGHAANTMAVATFLYFILRDRIKYLGFIFLWPLIFAYSRIYLGLHYPGDILTGYFVGALFGSLLYLVYRRLKPQYFPG
- a CDS encoding O-methyltransferase, giving the protein MHFISQDLEDYIEQHSENEPELLAKLNKETYQKILLPRMLSGHFQGRVLSMLSKLIRPVNILEIGTYTGYAALCLCEGMQENGQLHTIDIKEELVDFQRKYFDASPWGKQIFQHLGEAITIIPTLDVKFDLVFIDADKENYLNYWEMIVPKMNKGGIILSDNVLWSGKILEPVHPNDISTKVLLEYNLLLKNDPRVETVLLPIRDGLTVSRVL